The genomic DNA CTTCTCAGGTTTTTGTACAACTCTGCTGTATCAAATATCACATCTCCCGCGAAATTGACTGTTCCGATCGTATAGACGTTGCCTTCTTCTATGGGCATTGAAATACTGATGGTCTTGCCATCCTGTGAGATCTTGATGTCAGGTATGCCTACTTTGACCCGAAGATAGCCATTGTCGTGGTAGAAGGCCTCGAGGTTCTTTCTGTCGTCCTCCAGCGCCTCGTCATCAAGGATGCCGGAACCGGTAAACCATGACAGGATACCTTTTTCCCGGGTCCTCATATAATCTTTCAGCTTACTGCCCTTGAACGTTTTATTGCCCGTAAAAGAGATCTTCTTGACATATGCCTGTGCCGGCTCATCTATCGTGAAATTGACCGTTGCGTCATATCCTTCGCCGTACTCTATATCGTAACTTATCCTGGTTGCATAGTATCCTTTGCCGGAGTAGAGCTTTTTGATCTCATCCATGCTTTCTTTGATTCTTTCGATGTTCAATACCGTATTGGTTTTGATCTTCAATTTTTCCGTGATATCCGATGTCTTGATCTTTTTATTCCCTGTGAGATAGATCGCCTTGATAGGTGGTCTTTCAATAACCACGAATGTGATAGCCTTCCCCGCGTCAGTATCCTGTACGTTGATCTGTACATCGCTGAAAAACCCTGTCTTGTAGATGTTTTTCATATCTTCCCGTATTTTATCGAGGTTATAGGGTTCCCGCTCCTTTGTTTTGATACTGTTCATGATAAATGCGGTGTCAATCCTCTCATTCCCGGTGACGTCGATCTTTGCGATCCTTTCAGCATCATTGGCCAAAAGCGGTACGGAAAAAGCGAGAATCCATAATGATAATAAAATGGTTGCGAGGATTTTCATTCGATTAGCAAAATTAACAGAAAATAGACGTGATGTAAAGGTAAAAAGTCAATACTTTAAGGATGAACACCGGTATCGGGCTTTCCCCGCAAACACGCTCATACGCTCCAGCGGCTCCAATCGCTCGCGTTCGGCTTCGGAACTTTTGCATATTCATGCAAAAGACCGAGCTTCCTCGCCTCACGACAGTTTGCTACGGGAAAGCCCGATACCGGTGTTCCCTGTTCCTATATCTAACATCCAGTTTTTAGTGGATTATGAGCTGCCTTTCATTTTGTCCTTCGTCCCAGTGAAGCGGACGTCCTTCGTCCTTCGGTTCTTCCTTCACGCCGAACGCCGAACCATCTTCTTTGATCTACGACATACGAACTACGATATACGGCATTTTCTCTCAGCGGTGCTTCACGACGCCTTTTCTGGCGCAGAGCTTAACAATGGGGCATTGGGTGCAGCAAGGTGATACGGGAGAGCATATCCGTTTCCCGAATGTTACCAGGAGGGTATTATAGATGATCCAGTACTCTTTTGGCAGTATCTTTCGCAGGGCTTCTTCGGTCTGGTGCGGGTTTTTTGTTGTAACGGCGCCGATCCGGTTTGAGATCCGGTGGACATGGGTATCGACGCATATCCCGGGTTTCCCGTATGCCTCGGAGACAACCAGGTTGGCGGTCTTTCTTCCTATCCCTTTGATTGTCAGTAACTCATCTATGGAATCCGGCACTCTGCCGTGGTAATCATCCGAAATAATTCTGGAAACATTTAAGAGTGTCCTTGATTTATTCCGGTAGAACCCGACAGGATAGATGAGTTTCTGTAGTTCACCTATAGGGATGCGGAGCAGCTCTTCCGGTGTCCTTGCCTTCTGAACCAGCCTCTCCATCACCTTTTCAGTCAGTTCGT from Syntrophorhabdaceae bacterium includes the following:
- a CDS encoding endonuclease III, which produces MFPFKEMIRILKRHLKNDVPVVTRIAQQERKDPFLILVGTLLSLRTKDELTEKVMERLVQKARTPEELLRIPIGELQKLIYPVGFYRNKSRTLLNVSRIISDDYHGRVPDSIDELLTIKGIGRKTANLVVSEAYGKPGICVDTHVHRISNRIGAVTTKNPHQTEEALRKILPKEYWIIYNTLLVTFGKRICSPVSPCCTQCPIVKLCARKGVVKHR